The Streptomyces sp. NBC_01276 genome contains the following window.
CCGCCCCCGGTATGGCGCCCGGTCAAGCACTTGTCCATGAGGAAGCCGTGGAGGTGGTCCACGCTGGGCGCGGAGACGTGCACGATCATGTCGTCGCCTCCGGTGACGACGTACACCGTGCTGACCTCGGGCAGGCCGGCGGCGTAGGTCTTGAACGCCTCGATGACCGCCCGGCTCAGGGGCCGGATCTGGAAGTGGATGAGCGCTTGGACGCGGCGGTTCAGGGCGGCCGGGTCGACCGCCGCGTGGTAGCCGGTGATGACTCCGCGGGCGCGCAACGAGCGGACGCGTTCGAGACAGGTCGACGGGGCGATGCCGAGGGTGCGGGCGAGGTCGCGGTTGGTCTGCCGCGCATCGCGCTGCAGATGGCCGACTATCGCCGAATCAAGTTCGTCCATGCGGCGATTGTGGCCTCCGCCCCGAATTCTGTTCGGCCAACGCTCGCAACCTCCGCCGGAGCACCTAGCTTCACGGCATGACATCCGTACTCAACGACGCCATGGCCCTCAACGCCCCCGATCCCGCACATGAGTTGGTACAGATCGTGCGCGGCCGCCGCAGCGGCCTCGTGATCACCATCGCGATCCACTCGACCGCTCTCGGCCCGGCCGCCGGCGGGTGCCGGATCGCCCACTACCCCGACCCCGCCGCCGCGAACGCGGACGCGCTGCGCCTGGCGGCGGCGATGACCGCGAAGAACGCGCTGGCCGGTCTGCCGCACGGCGGCGCCAAGGCGGTCGTCGCCCTCCCCACCGCCGCCCGGCCGGCCGGTGCCGAGCGCACGGCGCTGCTCCACGACCTCGGCGACGTGATCGAAACGCTCGGTGGCCGCTACACCGTGGGCCCGGACGTGGGAAGCAGCCCGGCCGACATTCCGTGATCGCCGAACGCACCACGCACGTGTGCTGCCGGCCCGTCGAGGACGGTGGCAGTGGCGACTCCTCCTTCCACACCGCGCGCGGCACCTCGCGGCACTGGGCGCCGTGGCCGAGGAGAGCTTCGGGTCACCGGAGCTCGCCGGCCGGACCTTCGGCGTGATCGGGCTGGGTGCGGTCGGCAGCCATGTGGCCCGGCTCCTGCACCGGGCCGGCGCAGGGCTCGTCGTGACCGACATCGACCCGGCCAGGCGCGGTCTGGCAGTGGAGCTGGGCGCGACCTGGGTGGATCCGGGCGATGCCCTCACCACGGAGGTCGACGTCCTCGTGCCGGCCGCGCTCGGGGGCTCGCTGACCGCCCGCACGGTGCCGCGACTGCGGTGCGCCGCCGTTGCCGGACCGGCGAACAACCAACTCGACGAACCGGCCACCGCCCGCCTTCTCGCCGCACGCGGCATCCTCTGGGCGCCCGACGTGGTCGTCAGCGCGGGGGAAGTCATGACGACCGTAGCGGCGATGGACACGAAGACAGGCCACGGCTACAGCCGGACCTGGCCGGGAGCCAAGGACGCCCACCCGCAGGCCGCCTGGGGCCTCTTCTGGTACGGCCTCTTCGTCCTGTGGGGCCTCATGCTCGGCGCGGCGGTCTGGACCCGGCTGCGCAGCGAACGCACCCGCTGAACGCTCCCACGGCAGGGCCTCTTTACGGCCTGGGGAGGCACTTTCCACTGGGCGTACCAGGCCCACGCCGCATCCGGCCGGAGGGTGTGATCGTGGCCGGCCCCATCGCGGAACACCGGGAAGGCAGCCGGTGCGGGTCACCCGTTTGATATCCGCACATACGTTTCTTCCTAGACCGGACGAGTGGGTCACCGCATCACCGCAGAGGAGCAGGGGAGTCCAGGAGTGTCCCGAACTCCGTTGCCCCAAGGAAGGCCGTCATGAAGCCGATCCGCCCCCTTGCCCTGGCTGTCGTAGCCACCGCTGTGCTCGTCGTCACGGGTTCGACCACCGCGACGGCGGGGGCCTCCAGTGACGATCCGCCGAAGCCTGCTCCGCCCGCCGGGCCCGGAGTCGCGGCGCCGTTGTCCCAGCACTTCCAGATTTCCGGCCCGCGGGTGACGATCCCCGCAGGTGGCTTCGCTTTCGCCACGGCGAACTGTCCCTCCGGTTTGGTACCGACCGGAGGAGGGGGCCGGAC
Protein-coding sequences here:
- a CDS encoding NAD(P)-dependent oxidoreductase gives rise to the protein MAEESFGSPELAGRTFGVIGLGAVGSHVARLLHRAGAGLVVTDIDPARRGLAVELGATWVDPGDALTTEVDVLVPAALGGSLTARTVPRLRCAAVAGPANNQLDEPATARLLAARGILWAPDVVVSAGEVMTTVAAMDTKTGHGYSRTWPGAKDAHPQAAWGLFWYGLFVLWGLMLGAAVWTRLRSERTR
- a CDS encoding Glu/Leu/Phe/Val dehydrogenase dimerization domain-containing protein; amino-acid sequence: MTSVLNDAMALNAPDPAHELVQIVRGRRSGLVITIAIHSTALGPAAGGCRIAHYPDPAAANADALRLAAAMTAKNALAGLPHGGAKAVVALPTAARPAGAERTALLHDLGDVIETLGGRYTVGPDVGSSPADIP
- a CDS encoding Lrp/AsnC family transcriptional regulator, which codes for MDELDSAIVGHLQRDARQTNRDLARTLGIAPSTCLERVRSLRARGVITGYHAAVDPAALNRRVQALIHFQIRPLSRAVIEAFKTYAAGLPEVSTVYVVTGGDDMIVHVSAPSVDHLHGFLMDKCLTGRHTGGGPGRRIGT